In one Pseudomonas sp. 31-12 genomic region, the following are encoded:
- the murB gene encoding UDP-N-acetylmuramate dehydrogenase produces the protein MSLQVQPRVSLKPFNSFGVDVQARLFAEAHSDADVREALAYASAHDVPLLVIGGGSNLLLTADIQALVLRMATRGIRILSDDGSKVVIEAEAGEPWHPFVQHTLAQGLSGLENLSLIPGTVGAAPMQNIGAYGVEIKDVFAGLTALDRQTGELRDFTLEECNFAYRDSLFKQEPGRWLILRVRFTLDRAAHLHLEYGPVRQRLTEQGIDHPTATDVSQAICGIRNEKLPDPAVLGNAGSFFKNPLVPAALVAQLKSQYPDLVAYAQPDGQMKLAAGWLIERAGWKGFRDGDAGVHKLQALVLVNYGSATGLQLLNLAQHIQKDISERFKVDLEMEPNRY, from the coding sequence ATGAGTTTGCAGGTTCAACCCCGGGTTTCGCTCAAGCCGTTCAATAGCTTTGGTGTCGACGTTCAGGCCCGGTTGTTTGCCGAGGCCCACAGCGACGCCGATGTGCGAGAAGCCCTGGCATATGCGTCGGCCCATGACGTGCCATTGCTGGTGATCGGTGGCGGCAGCAACTTGCTGCTGACGGCTGATATCCAGGCGCTGGTGCTGCGCATGGCCACTCGCGGGATTCGGATCCTGAGCGATGACGGCAGCAAGGTCGTGATCGAAGCGGAGGCCGGCGAGCCTTGGCATCCTTTCGTGCAGCACACCCTGGCGCAGGGGTTGTCGGGGCTGGAGAACCTCAGCCTGATTCCCGGCACCGTGGGCGCGGCACCGATGCAGAACATCGGCGCCTATGGCGTCGAGATCAAGGACGTGTTCGCCGGCCTGACCGCGCTGGATCGCCAGACCGGCGAGCTGCGGGATTTCACCCTGGAAGAATGCAACTTCGCCTACCGTGACAGCCTGTTCAAACAGGAACCGGGGCGCTGGTTGATCCTGCGCGTGCGTTTCACTCTGGACCGCGCCGCACACCTGCACCTGGAATACGGCCCGGTTCGCCAGCGCCTGACCGAGCAAGGTATCGATCACCCGACCGCCACCGATGTCAGCCAGGCGATTTGCGGCATTCGCAACGAAAAGCTCCCGGACCCGGCGGTACTCGGCAATGCCGGCAGCTTCTTCAAGAACCCTCTGGTGCCGGCCGCGCTGGTCGCACAGCTGAAAAGCCAATACCCGGACCTGGTGGCCTACGCGCAACCCGATGGGCAGATGAAACTGGCGGCGGGCTGGTTGATCGAGCGGGCCGGCTGGAAAGGCTTTCGTGACGGCGATGCCGGCGTGCATAAGTTGCAGGCGCTGGTACTGGTCAACTACGGCAGTGCCACCGGCCTGCAATTGCTGAACCTGGCGCAGCACATCCAGAAAGACATTTCCGAACGTTTCAAAGTAGACCTGGAAATGGAGCCGAATCGGTATTGA
- a CDS encoding low molecular weight protein-tyrosine-phosphatase gives MRVLFVCLGNICRSPTAEGVLRHKLREAGLADHIEVASAGTGDWHVGKAPDKRSQAAAKLRGYDLSAQRAQQVTRADFATYDLILAMDNSNLRNLKALQPAKGKAELDLFLRRYESDVDEVPDPYYDGDQGFEQVLDLIERASDRLVIELKGRL, from the coding sequence ATGCGCGTTCTGTTCGTCTGCCTGGGCAACATCTGCCGTTCTCCGACGGCCGAAGGCGTGCTGCGGCATAAATTGCGCGAAGCGGGGCTGGCCGATCACATCGAGGTCGCCTCCGCCGGGACCGGCGACTGGCATGTCGGCAAGGCCCCGGACAAACGCAGTCAGGCCGCCGCGAAGCTGCGTGGATATGACCTGTCCGCCCAGCGCGCCCAGCAAGTGACCCGCGCCGATTTCGCCACTTACGACCTGATTCTGGCGATGGACAACAGCAACCTGCGCAACCTCAAGGCTCTGCAACCGGCCAAGGGCAAGGCCGAGCTGGACTTGTTCCTGCGTCGCTACGAGTCGGACGTCGATGAAGTGCCGGACCCGTATTACGACGGCGACCAGGGTTTCGAGCAAGTACTGGACTTGATCGAGCGCGCCAGCGATCGGCTGGTGATCGAATTGAAGGGACGGTTATGA
- the kdsB gene encoding 3-deoxy-manno-octulosonate cytidylyltransferase, with amino-acid sequence MTTAFTVVIPSRYASTRLPGKPLLLIAGKPMIQHVWEQASKSSAERVVVATDDARIVEACNSFGAEVVLTREDHNSGTDRLAEVAAKLGLAADAIVVNVQGDEPLIPPSVIDQVAANLAAHTEARMATLAEPIEDVETLFNPNVVKVVSDLNGLALTFSRATLPWARDAFAKSREQMPEGVPYRRHIGIYAYRAGFLHDFVSWGPCWLENTESLEQLRALWHGVRIHVADALIAPPTGVDTVEDLERVRRLLEA; translated from the coding sequence ATGACCACAGCCTTTACTGTTGTCATTCCATCGCGTTATGCCTCCACCCGTCTGCCAGGCAAACCGCTGCTGCTGATCGCCGGCAAGCCGATGATCCAGCACGTCTGGGAACAGGCGAGCAAAAGCAGTGCCGAGCGTGTCGTGGTCGCCACTGATGATGCGCGCATCGTTGAGGCGTGCAATTCGTTTGGCGCCGAAGTGGTGCTGACTCGCGAAGATCACAATTCCGGCACCGATCGGCTGGCGGAAGTCGCCGCAAAACTGGGCCTGGCCGCCGATGCCATCGTGGTCAACGTCCAGGGCGACGAACCGCTGATCCCGCCGAGCGTGATCGATCAGGTCGCGGCCAACCTGGCCGCCCACACCGAAGCGCGCATGGCCACCCTGGCCGAGCCGATCGAAGACGTCGAAACCCTGTTCAACCCCAACGTGGTCAAGGTCGTCAGCGACCTCAATGGCCTGGCGCTGACCTTCAGTCGCGCTACCTTGCCGTGGGCCCGGGACGCGTTTGCCAAAAGCCGCGAGCAAATGCCGGAAGGCGTGCCGTACCGCCGCCACATTGGCATTTATGCCTACCGCGCCGGTTTCCTTCATGACTTCGTCAGCTGGGGCCCGTGCTGGCTGGAAAATACCGAATCCCTGGAGCAGCTGCGTGCTTTGTGGCATGGCGTGCGGATTCACGTCGCCGACGCACTGATCGCACCGCCCACCGGTGTCGACACCGTCGAAGACCTTGAGCGCGTTCGTCGCCTGCTGGAGGCCTGA
- a CDS encoding Trm112 family protein, with product MDTKLLDILACPVTKGPLKLSADKTELISKGAGLAYPIRDGIPVMLETEARTLTTDERLDK from the coding sequence ATGGACACCAAATTGCTCGATATCCTCGCTTGCCCGGTCACCAAAGGCCCGCTCAAGCTCAGCGCCGACAAGACCGAGCTGATCAGCAAGGGCGCCGGCCTGGCTTACCCGATTCGCGACGGCATCCCGGTGATGCTCGAAACCGAAGCCCGCACCCTGACCACCGACGAGCGTCTGGATAAATGA
- the lpxK gene encoding tetraacyldisaccharide 4'-kinase: MAMSDRLLAAWYQGHPALKLLQPLEWLYRRVVMNKRKRFLAGEGEIYQPPVPLIVVGNITVGGTGKTPLILWMIQHCQRSGLRVGVVSRGYGAKPPQLPWRVEPDQSADIAGDEPLLIVQRTGVPLMIDPDRSSAVKALLASEPLDLILSDDGMQHYRLARDLELVLIDAARGLGNKRCLPAGPLREPIERLQSVDAVLYNGAVDDREDGFAFQLQPTELINLQSDERRPLDHFPAGQAVHAVAGIGNPQRFFTTLETLHWQPVPHAFADHAEYSVQALNFTPSLPLVMTEKDAVKCRAFAAADWWYLAVDAAPSPAFVAWFDTQLMRLLPARLLP; encoded by the coding sequence ATGGCCATGTCTGATCGCTTGCTCGCCGCGTGGTACCAAGGTCATCCGGCCCTGAAGCTGTTGCAGCCACTGGAGTGGCTGTATCGACGCGTGGTCATGAACAAGCGCAAGCGCTTTCTGGCGGGCGAGGGCGAGATCTACCAGCCACCTGTGCCGCTGATCGTGGTCGGCAACATCACCGTCGGCGGCACCGGCAAGACACCGCTGATCCTGTGGATGATCCAGCACTGCCAGCGCAGCGGCTTGCGGGTCGGCGTGGTCAGCCGGGGTTACGGCGCCAAACCGCCGCAGTTGCCGTGGCGCGTCGAGCCCGATCAGAGCGCTGACATTGCCGGCGACGAACCGCTATTGATCGTCCAGCGCACCGGCGTGCCGTTGATGATTGACCCGGATCGCAGCAGCGCCGTCAAAGCGCTGCTGGCGAGCGAGCCACTTGACCTGATTCTGTCCGATGACGGCATGCAGCATTACCGACTGGCCCGCGACCTGGAACTGGTGTTGATCGACGCCGCTCGAGGCCTGGGCAACAAGCGTTGCCTGCCGGCCGGCCCCTTGCGTGAACCGATCGAACGCCTGCAAAGCGTCGACGCGGTGCTGTACAACGGCGCGGTCGATGATCGTGAAGACGGTTTTGCCTTCCAGTTGCAACCCACCGAACTGATCAACCTGCAAAGCGATGAACGTCGTCCCCTCGACCACTTCCCCGCAGGCCAAGCGGTGCACGCCGTGGCCGGGATCGGCAATCCGCAGCGTTTCTTCACGACCCTTGAAACGCTACACTGGCAGCCAGTGCCGCATGCGTTTGCCGACCACGCCGAATACAGCGTGCAGGCCTTGAATTTCACTCCGTCATTGCCGTTGGTAATGACTGAAAAGGACGCGGTGAAGTGCCGTGCCTTCGCCGCCGCCGATTGGTGGTACCTGGCGGTCGATGCTGCGCCATCGCCGGCCTTCGTGGCCTGGTTCGATACGCAGCTGATGCGCCTGTTGCCGGCTCGTCTTTTGCCTTAA
- a CDS encoding biopolymer transporter ExbD gives MKFRRKPRETVDINLASLIDVVFILLLFFVVTTTFTRETQLRVDLPEAVSGSPAEDQQVKHLDVAISAEGAFSVNNQVLPKNDLATLMDALQKESNGDTNLPLSISADGKTQHQSVITAMDAAGKLGFSHLRMTTVEAAPPAP, from the coding sequence GTGAAATTCCGCCGCAAACCGCGGGAAACGGTAGACATCAACCTCGCGTCGCTGATCGACGTGGTGTTTATCCTGCTGCTGTTTTTCGTGGTCACCACTACGTTTACCCGTGAAACCCAGTTGCGCGTCGATCTGCCAGAAGCGGTCAGCGGTTCTCCCGCAGAAGACCAGCAGGTCAAACACCTGGACGTGGCCATCAGTGCCGAAGGCGCGTTCTCGGTGAACAATCAGGTATTGCCGAAGAACGACCTGGCCACGTTGATGGACGCGTTGCAGAAAGAATCCAATGGCGACACCAATTTGCCGCTGTCTATCAGCGCTGATGGCAAGACCCAGCATCAGTCGGTCATCACCGCCATGGACGCCGCTGGCAAGCTGGGTTTCAGCCACTTGCGCATGACCACGGTCGAAGCGGCACCGCCCGCGCCCTGA
- a CDS encoding MotA/TolQ/ExbB proton channel family protein, producing the protein MWELVKSGGWMMLPIILSSIAAMAIVAERLWTLRASRVTPEHLLGQVWVWIKDKQLNKEKLKELRANSPLGEILAAGLANSKHGREIMKECIEEAAARVIHELERYINALGTIAAMAPLLGLLGTVLGMIDIFSAFMGTGMGTNAAVLAGGISKALITTAAGLMVGIPAVFFHRFLQRRIDELVVGMEQEAIKLVEVVQGDRDVDLAEGKA; encoded by the coding sequence GTGTGGGAATTGGTCAAATCCGGCGGCTGGATGATGCTGCCGATCATTTTGAGTTCCATCGCGGCCATGGCGATTGTCGCCGAGCGTCTCTGGACCCTGCGAGCCAGCCGTGTGACCCCGGAGCATTTGCTCGGGCAGGTCTGGGTGTGGATCAAGGACAAGCAGCTCAATAAAGAAAAACTCAAGGAGCTGCGCGCCAACTCACCGTTGGGCGAAATCCTGGCGGCGGGCCTTGCCAACTCCAAGCATGGTCGCGAGATCATGAAAGAGTGCATCGAAGAAGCCGCCGCGCGGGTGATTCATGAACTCGAGCGCTACATCAATGCGCTGGGCACCATCGCCGCGATGGCCCCGTTGTTGGGCTTGCTGGGTACGGTGCTGGGCATGATCGATATTTTCAGCGCGTTCATGGGCACGGGCATGGGCACCAATGCCGCGGTGTTGGCGGGCGGTATCTCCAAGGCGCTGATCACCACGGCCGCCGGCCTGATGGTCGGTATCCCGGCAGTGTTTTTTCACCGATTCCTGCAACGCCGGATCGATGAGCTGGTGGTGGGCATGGAGCAGGAAGCGATCAAACTGGTCGAAGTGGTGCAGGGCGACCGTGATGTGGACCTGGCCGAGGGCAAAGCGTGA
- a CDS encoding DNA internalization-related competence protein ComEC/Rec2, translating to MRTGMMALALGLLALRFLPVLPPVWLWMLLPVVGLMLLPFRTYPLAFFLFGFSWACASAQWALDDRLPLKLDGETRWVEGRVTGLPQNAEGVVRFELTDSQSRSTRLPRHLRLAWYDGPLVNSGERWRLAVKLKRPAGLLNPHAFDYDAWLLAQRIGATGTVKDGQRLASAQWAWRDSIRQRLQAVDAQGRTGALTALVLGDGGGLSREDWQVLQDTGTVHLLVISGQHIGLLAGLVYLLIAGLARYGLWPSRLPWLPWACGLAFAAALGYGLLAGFEVPVRRACVMIGLVLLWRLRFRHLGAWWPLLLALNGVLVLDPLASLQPGFWLSFAAVAVLIFTFGGRLGPWRWWQTWTRAQWLIAIGLCPLLFILGLPISVSGPVANLLAVPWVSLVVLPPALLGTLLLPIPYVGEGLLWLAGGLVDLLFKGLALMAGRLPAWVPVAVPLWIWALGMLGAFLLLLPAGVPLRPLGWPLLLLLVFPPRPMLPDGVVDVWQLDVGQGLAILVRTRHHTVLYDTGPRFGDFDLGDRVVLPTLRKLGVSGIDLMLISHADADHAGGARAVANGLPVARVLSGDPEALPAELHAEGCESGRQWRWDGVNFELWQWTSAHDSNQKSCVLQIEANGERLLLTGDIDTAAERALLDSPLAVPTDWLQSPHHGSRSSSSMALLTALQPRAVLISRGQGNSFGHPHPTVMARYQKRGMAIYDSAAHGAIRLQLGRFKPPWTMRLERHFWRNPPLSGP from the coding sequence ATGCGCACAGGGATGATGGCGCTGGCGTTGGGTCTGCTGGCCCTGCGGTTTTTACCCGTTTTACCGCCGGTCTGGTTATGGATGTTGCTGCCGGTTGTGGGTTTGATGCTGCTGCCGTTTCGGACTTACCCGTTGGCGTTCTTCCTGTTCGGCTTCAGTTGGGCGTGTGCGAGTGCGCAGTGGGCGCTGGATGATCGCCTGCCGCTGAAGCTCGACGGAGAGACTCGTTGGGTCGAAGGTCGGGTGACGGGCCTGCCGCAGAATGCCGAAGGTGTGGTGCGCTTCGAGCTGACCGACAGTCAGTCCCGAAGCACGCGGCTGCCCCGGCATCTGCGTCTTGCCTGGTATGACGGACCGCTCGTCAACAGCGGCGAACGCTGGCGACTGGCGGTCAAATTGAAGCGTCCTGCCGGGCTGCTCAACCCGCATGCCTTCGACTACGACGCCTGGCTGTTGGCGCAACGCATCGGCGCTACCGGGACGGTCAAGGATGGCCAGCGGCTTGCCTCCGCCCAATGGGCCTGGCGCGACAGCATTCGCCAACGCTTGCAAGCCGTCGATGCTCAAGGCCGGACCGGGGCACTGACGGCGTTGGTGTTGGGCGACGGCGGCGGGCTGAGCCGAGAGGATTGGCAGGTGCTGCAAGACACCGGCACCGTGCATCTATTGGTGATTTCCGGGCAGCACATCGGGCTGCTGGCGGGGCTGGTGTATCTGCTGATCGCCGGGCTGGCCCGCTATGGTCTGTGGCCGAGCCGTTTGCCCTGGTTGCCATGGGCCTGCGGACTGGCGTTTGCTGCCGCGCTGGGTTACGGGTTGCTGGCCGGTTTCGAGGTGCCGGTGCGCCGGGCCTGCGTGATGATCGGTCTGGTGCTGTTGTGGCGGCTGCGGTTTCGTCACCTCGGCGCCTGGTGGCCGCTGTTGCTGGCGCTCAACGGCGTTTTAGTGCTCGACCCGCTGGCGAGCCTGCAGCCGGGGTTCTGGTTGTCCTTCGCGGCGGTGGCGGTGTTGATCTTCACCTTTGGTGGGCGGCTGGGCCCCTGGCGCTGGTGGCAAACCTGGACCCGGGCGCAATGGCTGATTGCGATCGGACTGTGCCCGTTGCTGTTTATCCTTGGGTTGCCGATCAGCGTCAGTGGGCCGGTGGCCAATCTGCTGGCAGTGCCGTGGGTCAGTCTGGTGGTATTGCCGCCAGCCTTGCTCGGGACGTTGCTATTGCCCATCCCTTATGTGGGCGAGGGATTGCTGTGGTTGGCGGGCGGTCTGGTCGATCTGTTGTTCAAGGGGTTGGCATTGATGGCCGGACGACTGCCTGCCTGGGTGCCGGTCGCGGTGCCGCTGTGGATTTGGGCGCTCGGCATGCTGGGCGCCTTTCTACTATTACTGCCGGCCGGTGTGCCGTTGCGCCCGTTGGGCTGGCCGCTGCTGCTGTTGCTGGTTTTTCCACCTCGCCCGATGCTTCCCGATGGCGTCGTCGACGTCTGGCAGCTGGACGTCGGCCAGGGCCTGGCCATCCTGGTGCGAACCCGTCATCACACGGTGTTGTATGACACTGGGCCGCGTTTCGGAGATTTTGACCTCGGCGACCGGGTGGTCCTACCGACATTGCGCAAACTGGGCGTATCCGGGATCGACCTGATGCTCATCAGTCACGCCGACGCCGATCATGCCGGCGGTGCACGCGCGGTCGCCAATGGATTGCCGGTGGCGCGGGTCCTGAGCGGCGATCCCGAAGCGCTGCCAGCCGAATTGCACGCCGAGGGCTGTGAAAGCGGCCGGCAATGGCGCTGGGACGGTGTGAACTTCGAGCTCTGGCAATGGACATCCGCCCACGACAGCAATCAAAAATCCTGTGTTTTGCAGATCGAAGCCAATGGCGAGCGATTGCTGTTGACCGGCGACATCGACACCGCTGCCGAACGGGCGTTGCTCGACAGTCCGCTCGCCGTGCCGACCGATTGGCTGCAATCGCCGCACCACGGCAGCCGCAGTTCCTCTTCGATGGCGCTGCTCACCGCGTTGCAACCCAGGGCTGTGCTGATTTCCCGCGGCCAGGGCAATTCCTTTGGTCACCCGCATCCCACGGTCATGGCGCGTTATCAAAAGCGCGGGATGGCGATCTACGACAGCGCCGCGCATGGCGCCATTCGTCTGCAACTGGGACGGTTCAAGCCGCCATGGACGATGCGTCTGGAACGGCATTTCTGGCGTAATCCGCCACTGTCCGGCCCATAA
- a CDS encoding DUF2062 domain-containing protein — MPRRLFKRYMPDPTSIREHKSLRFLGTLLHDPNLWHLNRHSVARAMAVGLFAAFLPIPLQMLVAAILAIVVRGNMPIAVSLVWLTNPITMPAVFFCTYQTGAWLMDVPARHLPDELTWEWISGELSTLWQPFLLGSVVTGLVLGALAYCLVMMYWRWWVSRQWKRRKQRRMQ; from the coding sequence ATGCCCCGGCGCTTATTCAAACGTTACATGCCAGACCCGACCAGCATCAGGGAACACAAATCCTTACGCTTTCTCGGCACCCTGCTGCATGACCCGAACCTCTGGCACCTCAACCGTCATTCCGTCGCACGGGCCATGGCGGTGGGTCTGTTCGCGGCTTTCCTGCCCATTCCGTTGCAAATGCTGGTCGCGGCCATTCTTGCGATTGTGGTGCGGGGCAACATGCCCATTGCCGTCAGCCTGGTCTGGCTGACCAACCCGATTACCATGCCGGCAGTGTTCTTTTGCACCTATCAGACGGGGGCGTGGTTGATGGACGTGCCGGCCAGGCATTTGCCGGACGAACTGACCTGGGAATGGATCAGCGGCGAGCTGTCTACTCTGTGGCAGCCATTTCTGTTGGGATCGGTGGTGACGGGTCTGGTGCTGGGCGCCCTCGCCTATTGCCTGGTGATGATGTATTGGCGCTGGTGGGTCAGTCGGCAGTGGAAACGGCGTAAGCAACGCCGGATGCAGTAG
- a CDS encoding ABC transporter permease — protein MSSELQPNLVALNTIVYREVKRFTRIWPQTLLPPAITMVLYFVIFGNLIGRQIGDMGGFTYMEYIVPGLIMMSVITNSYGNVVSSFFGSKFQRSIEELMVSPVSPHTILIGYTLGGVLRGLMVGLIVTLLSLFFTELQVHHLGVTILVVVLTATIFSLLGFINAVFARNFDDISIIPTFVLTPLTYLGGVFYSISLLPPFWQTVSLANPVLHMVNAFRYGILGVSDIRISVAITFMLVATVVLYIGCARLLVSGRGMRT, from the coding sequence ATGAGTTCCGAGCTGCAACCCAACCTCGTTGCCCTCAACACTATCGTTTACCGCGAGGTGAAGCGCTTTACCCGGATCTGGCCGCAGACCCTGCTGCCGCCGGCAATCACCATGGTCCTGTACTTCGTGATCTTCGGTAACCTGATCGGCCGGCAGATCGGTGACATGGGTGGCTTCACCTATATGGAATACATCGTGCCGGGCCTGATCATGATGTCGGTGATCACCAACTCCTACGGCAACGTGGTGTCGAGTTTCTTCGGCAGCAAGTTCCAGCGTTCCATCGAGGAATTGATGGTGTCGCCGGTGTCACCCCATACGATTTTGATCGGTTACACCTTGGGCGGCGTGCTGCGCGGCTTGATGGTCGGGCTCATCGTGACCCTGCTGTCACTGTTCTTCACCGAGTTGCAGGTGCATCACCTGGGCGTGACCATTCTGGTGGTGGTGCTGACGGCGACGATCTTCTCGCTGCTGGGCTTCATCAACGCCGTGTTTGCACGCAACTTCGATGACATCTCGATCATCCCGACTTTCGTGCTAACACCGCTGACGTACCTGGGGGGGGTGTTCTACTCGATCAGCTTGCTGCCGCCGTTCTGGCAGACCGTGTCCCTGGCGAACCCGGTGCTGCACATGGTCAACGCCTTCCGCTACGGCATTCTTGGCGTTTCGGACATCAGGATCAGCGTGGCGATTACCTTCATGCTGGTGGCGACCGTGGTGTTGTACATCGGCTGTGCGCGGCTGCTGGTCAGTGGGCGCGGGATGCGTACATAA
- a CDS encoding ABC transporter ATP-binding protein yields the protein MSSALSIRQLTKTYGNGFQALSGIDLDVAEGDFFALLGPNGAGKSTTIGILSTLVNKTSGTVNIFGHDLDKNPAQLKRSIGVVPQEFNFNQFEKTFDIVVTQAGYYGIPPKIAKERAEQYLTQLGLWDKRDVPSRSLSGGMKRRLMIARALVHEPRLLILDEPTAGVDIELRRSMWTFLTELNQKGITIILTTHYLEEAEQLCRNIGIIDHGTIVENTSMKQLLGQLHVETFLLDLKNTLSVAPQLLGYPTKLLDSHTLEVQVDKAMGITALFTQLAQQNIEVLSLRNKTNRLEELFVSLVEKNLSKVAV from the coding sequence ATGAGTTCCGCTCTGTCCATCCGGCAGTTAACCAAAACCTACGGCAACGGTTTCCAGGCCTTGAGTGGTATCGATCTGGACGTCGCCGAAGGTGACTTTTTCGCCTTGCTCGGCCCTAACGGTGCCGGCAAATCCACGACCATCGGCATTCTCTCGACCCTGGTGAACAAGACCAGCGGCACCGTGAATATCTTCGGTCACGACCTGGACAAGAATCCTGCGCAGCTCAAGCGCTCCATCGGCGTGGTGCCCCAGGAATTCAACTTCAACCAGTTCGAAAAAACCTTCGACATCGTCGTGACCCAGGCCGGTTACTACGGCATCCCGCCGAAGATCGCCAAGGAGCGCGCCGAACAGTATCTGACCCAGCTCGGGCTGTGGGACAAGCGCGATGTGCCGTCGCGTTCGCTGTCCGGCGGCATGAAGCGGCGCTTGATGATCGCCCGCGCACTGGTTCACGAGCCGCGCCTGCTGATCCTCGACGAACCGACCGCGGGCGTGGACATCGAACTGCGTCGCTCGATGTGGACCTTCCTCACCGAGCTGAACCAGAAAGGCATCACCATCATCCTCACCACCCACTACCTGGAAGAGGCTGAGCAGTTGTGCCGCAACATCGGGATCATCGACCACGGCACCATTGTCGAGAACACCAGCATGAAACAGCTGCTCGGCCAGCTGCATGTGGAAACCTTCCTGCTCGACCTCAAGAACACGCTGAGCGTTGCGCCGCAGTTGCTCGGTTACCCGACCAAGCTGCTCGACAGCCATACCCTCGAAGTTCAGGTCGACAAGGCCATGGGCATCACCGCGCTGTTCACCCAGTTGGCGCAGCAGAACATCGAAGTGCTGAGCCTGCGTAACAAAACCAATCGCCTTGAGGAGTTGTTCGTGTCCCTGGTGGAGAAAAATCTGTCGAAGGTGGCGGTATGA
- a CDS encoding glutathione S-transferase family protein, protein MLKIWGRKNSSNVRKPLWAAEELGLAYEAIDAGGAFGVVDTPQYRAMNPNGRVPVIEDDGFVLWESNAIVRYLMASHADGTAWYPVDLKARAAADKWMDWTTSSFAGPFRTVFWGVLRTPEDKQDWPAINAAIKECDDLLATADQALAAKPYLSGDQIGMGDIPLGSFIYAWFEMPIERAPHPHLEAWYARLKQRPAYKKAVMTALT, encoded by the coding sequence ATGCTGAAGATCTGGGGTCGGAAAAATTCGTCGAATGTCAGAAAGCCATTGTGGGCCGCCGAGGAACTGGGCCTGGCCTATGAAGCCATCGATGCGGGCGGCGCCTTTGGTGTGGTCGATACGCCGCAGTACCGGGCGATGAATCCAAACGGCCGCGTGCCGGTGATCGAAGACGACGGCTTCGTGCTCTGGGAATCGAACGCGATCGTGCGTTACCTGATGGCCAGCCACGCCGATGGCACGGCCTGGTATCCGGTGGATTTGAAAGCCCGCGCTGCTGCTGACAAGTGGATGGACTGGACCACCTCAAGTTTTGCCGGCCCGTTCCGCACCGTGTTCTGGGGCGTGTTGCGCACGCCCGAAGACAAGCAGGACTGGCCCGCCATCAACGCAGCGATCAAGGAATGCGATGACCTGCTGGCGACGGCCGACCAGGCGTTGGCGGCCAAGCCGTACCTTTCCGGCGACCAGATCGGCATGGGCGACATCCCTCTTGGCAGTTTCATTTATGCCTGGTTCGAGATGCCGATCGAGCGTGCGCCGCACCCTCATCTTGAAGCCTGGTACGCACGACTGAAACAGCGTCCGGCGTATAAAAAAGCCGTTATGACCGCGTTGACTTAA
- a CDS encoding transglutaminase family protein yields the protein MHEYLSPGRFIDSDHPCVVEFAEKHRGASRDPLEQAINLYYAVREAVRYNPYTFSRDPDTLRGSYALAAGESYCVPKATLLAGAARHCGIPARIGLADVRNHLSTPRLLELLRSDVFAMHGYTELYLNGRWVKATPAFNQKLCELFNVAPLEFDGVNDSVFHPFNRDGEQLMEYLVDHGQFADVPETFFFEHLEKCYPHLFSDTLPALLGDMQSDLSRA from the coding sequence ATGCACGAGTATCTGAGTCCCGGCCGCTTCATCGATAGTGACCATCCCTGCGTGGTGGAGTTCGCCGAAAAACATCGGGGCGCCAGTCGCGATCCGCTTGAGCAGGCGATCAACCTCTATTACGCGGTGCGCGAAGCCGTGCGCTACAACCCCTACACCTTCAGTCGCGACCCGGATACGTTGCGCGGCAGCTATGCATTGGCGGCCGGGGAGAGTTATTGCGTGCCCAAGGCCACGCTTCTGGCCGGTGCCGCGCGACATTGCGGGATCCCGGCTCGCATCGGTCTGGCGGACGTGCGCAACCATCTGTCGACCCCGCGGTTGCTCGAATTGCTCAGGAGCGACGTGTTCGCCATGCACGGCTATACGGAGCTGTATCTGAACGGTCGCTGGGTCAAGGCGACGCCGGCCTTCAACCAGAAACTCTGTGAATTGTTCAATGTGGCGCCGCTGGAGTTCGACGGCGTCAACGACAGTGTTTTTCATCCCTTCAACCGTGACGGCGAGCAGCTGATGGAGTACCTGGTCGACCACGGCCAGTTCGCCGACGTGCCTGAAACGTTCTTTTTCGAGCACCTGGAAAAGTGCTATCCACATCTCTTCAGCGACACACTGCCAGCGTTGCTGGGTGATATGCAGAGCGATTTGAGCCGCGCCTGA